GACTCCGGCGAGAATCATCAATACGCGTTTAGGCCAACTGATGGGTCGGAAAAGAAAGCCAGCGACACCCACCGCGAGAAAAACCACGCCGACCACTGCGGTGGCAATGGCGAGGCCGATGTCGAGCAGGTTGCCTTTAAAAAGCAGCGGCGGATGGAAAACAAAAACAAACGGCACGATGTAAGCGACGATGCCCAGGCGCATGCCGGTCCAGCCGGCTTTCCAGAAGTCGGCTCTGGCAATTGACGCGGCGGCATAGGTGGCGATGCAGTCGGGCGGCGTAATCAACGAAAGCATGCCGAAATAGAAAAAGAACAGGTGTGCCGCCAGCGGCGGGATGCCC
The sequence above is drawn from the Deltaproteobacteria bacterium genome and encodes:
- a CDS encoding TRAP transporter large permease subunit; translated protein: GIPPLAAHLFFFYFGMLSLITPPDCIATYAAASIARADFWKAGWTGMRLGIVAYIVPFVFVFHPPLLFKGNLLDIGLAIATAVVGVVFLAVGVAGFLFRPISWPKRVLMILAGVALIPSATAPIWLATNVAGLLLAMAIVGLEWKFRAPAMTVADRA